The following coding sequences lie in one Xanthomonas hortorum pv. pelargonii genomic window:
- the ccmE gene encoding cytochrome c maturation protein CcmE, with translation MNATRKQRLWLVIGVIAAAALAVTLIVLALQRNMSYLFTPSQVHAGEAASYQQFRLGGMVKAGSIQRATDSLKVNFTVIDKHAATQVEYTGILPDLFRDNQSVIANGRMQGGRFVANEVLAKHDETYMPKELKDAMAEGHVGKPIPAAAVPLSAPR, from the coding sequence ATGAATGCAACGCGCAAGCAACGCCTTTGGCTGGTGATCGGCGTCATCGCCGCTGCCGCACTGGCGGTGACGCTGATCGTGCTCGCGCTGCAGCGGAACATGAGCTATCTGTTCACGCCCAGCCAGGTGCACGCCGGCGAGGCGGCCAGTTATCAGCAATTTCGCCTCGGCGGCATGGTCAAGGCCGGCTCGATCCAGCGCGCAACCGATAGCCTGAAAGTCAACTTCACTGTGATCGACAAGCACGCCGCAACGCAGGTCGAATACACCGGCATCCTTCCGGATCTGTTTCGCGACAACCAATCGGTGATCGCCAACGGACGCATGCAAGGCGGGCGCTTTGTCGCCAACGAAGTGCTGGCCAAGCACGACGAAACCTATATGCCCAAGGAACTCAAGGACGCGATGGCCGAAGGCCATGTCGGCAAGCCGATTCCCGCTGCCGCGGTGCCGCTGTCGGCGCCGCGTTGA
- the ccmD gene encoding heme exporter protein CcmD — protein sequence MNTFLAMGGYGHYVWTAYALFVLVLLADLAAPWLRRRRLPRELRGQLQRQTPRRARDQPVPTLERDAP from the coding sequence ATGAACACCTTTCTGGCGATGGGCGGTTACGGCCACTACGTGTGGACCGCGTACGCGTTGTTCGTGCTTGTGTTGCTGGCCGATCTGGCAGCGCCGTGGTTACGTCGCCGCCGCCTGCCACGCGAATTGCGTGGCCAGCTGCAACGACAAACACCGCGACGTGCACGCGATCAGCCAGTTCCCACGCTGGAGCGGGACGCGCCATGA
- the ccmC gene encoding heme ABC transporter permease CcmC has translation MAKWIPLWLHKLSSPPTFYRVAGIVRPWALALALLLGAVAAYGGLVLAPPDYQQHDAYRIIFIHVPSAWMSLFIYAAMGVSAFIALVWRIKLAEVVTMASAPIGAAFTFITLCTGSLWGKPMWGTWWTWDARLTSELLLLFLYLGVLGLYHAVEDRRQAMRAAGLLALVGLVNLPIVHYSVVWWNTLHQGSTVRLLGPSKMGADMLWPLLTMMLATKFYYLASLFGRVRVDLLALESGKDWARRIVLTERTA, from the coding sequence ATGGCCAAGTGGATTCCCTTGTGGCTGCATAAACTCAGCTCGCCGCCCACGTTCTACCGCGTCGCCGGCATCGTGCGCCCGTGGGCGCTGGCGCTGGCGCTGCTGCTCGGCGCGGTGGCCGCTTACGGCGGGCTGGTACTGGCGCCACCGGATTACCAGCAGCACGATGCCTACCGCATCATCTTCATCCACGTGCCCAGCGCCTGGATGAGTCTTTTCATCTACGCGGCAATGGGCGTGTCCGCGTTCATTGCGCTGGTGTGGCGGATCAAGCTGGCCGAAGTGGTGACCATGGCCTCGGCGCCGATCGGCGCGGCCTTTACCTTCATCACCTTGTGCACCGGCTCGCTGTGGGGCAAGCCGATGTGGGGCACCTGGTGGACCTGGGATGCACGGCTCACCTCGGAGTTGCTGCTGCTGTTCTTGTATCTGGGTGTGCTCGGCCTGTATCACGCGGTGGAAGATCGCCGTCAGGCGATGCGTGCGGCCGGCTTGCTCGCCTTGGTGGGCCTGGTGAATCTGCCGATCGTGCATTACTCGGTGGTGTGGTGGAACACGCTGCATCAAGGCTCCACCGTGCGCCTGCTCGGCCCCTCCAAGATGGGCGCCGACATGCTGTGGCCGCTGCTGACGATGATGCTGGCCACCAAGTTTTATTACCTGGCCAGTCTGTTCGGCCGCGTGCGTGTGGACCTGCTCGCACTGGAAAGCGGCAAGGACTGGGCACGCCGCATCGTGTTGACGGAGCGCACCGCATGA